The following proteins are co-located in the Verrucomicrobiota bacterium genome:
- a CDS encoding M48 family metallopeptidase produces MTVILLAVIVILTLKVCFEFFLERLNADYVARNRHHLPSVFKGVFDRETFDKSNDYTLAKSRLGRKEIFFDGIVLALVLLLGVLPFLYDLLSGWLGFGLWGQALVFVTLLFVLSLPGLPFDWYSQFRLEESFGFNKTTLKLWWSDKAKGLLLTYAIGVPLAALILWIPTRFSEFWWLIGFAVVFGVQLLMLVLYPILIVPLFNKLQPLDEGELNDRLMALADRTGFKAKTIQVIDGSKRSSHSNAYFTGFGRFRRIVLFDTLIEQLNPEEIEAVLAHEIGHYRKGHIPRMIAVSAVSLALGFWILQWLSGQDWFIGGFGFDLSPALYGEMARYVPAFLLFVILGGLVTFWISPLFNWLSRRHEYEADRFARDAMGSPKPLISALRAMYKKNLGNLIPHPSYSRFHYSHPTLREREKSLKALADSPKTPEEESAQLA; encoded by the coding sequence ATGACGGTTATACTCTTGGCGGTAATTGTGATTCTTACCTTGAAAGTCTGTTTTGAGTTCTTTCTCGAGCGGCTAAACGCAGACTATGTAGCGCGAAACCGGCACCATTTGCCTTCGGTTTTTAAGGGTGTTTTCGATCGGGAAACTTTCGACAAATCCAACGACTACACGTTGGCGAAATCTCGGCTGGGGCGGAAAGAGATTTTCTTCGACGGGATAGTTTTGGCGCTGGTGCTTTTGCTTGGGGTATTACCCTTTCTCTACGACCTGCTTTCCGGGTGGCTTGGATTTGGCCTTTGGGGGCAGGCACTCGTGTTTGTAACCCTTTTGTTTGTCTTGTCGCTTCCGGGGTTGCCCTTCGATTGGTATTCGCAATTTCGATTGGAGGAATCGTTTGGATTCAACAAAACTACCTTGAAACTTTGGTGGTCTGATAAGGCAAAGGGTCTATTGCTTACCTACGCGATCGGTGTCCCGCTGGCCGCTCTTATTCTCTGGATCCCTACACGGTTCTCGGAGTTCTGGTGGCTGATCGGCTTTGCTGTCGTATTTGGAGTGCAGCTACTGATGCTCGTTCTCTATCCGATTCTTATCGTGCCGCTGTTCAACAAGCTTCAGCCCCTTGACGAAGGAGAACTGAATGATCGCCTGATGGCTCTGGCGGATCGCACTGGATTCAAGGCCAAAACCATCCAGGTCATTGACGGGAGTAAGCGTTCTTCCCACTCCAATGCTTACTTCACCGGGTTTGGGCGGTTTCGGAGAATCGTCCTGTTTGACACTTTGATTGAACAGCTGAACCCGGAGGAGATCGAGGCGGTTTTGGCCCATGAGATCGGCCATTACCGAAAAGGTCACATCCCGCGGATGATTGCAGTTTCAGCAGTAAGTTTGGCTCTCGGTTTTTGGATCCTGCAATGGCTTTCCGGGCAGGACTGGTTCATTGGCGGGTTCGGTTTCGACCTTAGTCCCGCACTCTATGGGGAAATGGCGCGTTATGTACCTGCCTTTCTTCTTTTCGTCATTCTGGGGGGATTAGTGACTTTCTGGATCAGTCCGCTTTTCAACTGGTTATCCCGCAGGCATGAGTATGAGGCCGACCGCTTTGCCCGCGACGCAATGGGATCGCCTAAACCGCTTATCTCAGCGCTTCGGGCAATGTATAAGAAGAATCTCGGTAACTTGATCCCCCATCCAAGCTATAGTCGCTTTCACTACTCCCATCCGACCTTGAGGGAGCGGGAGAAGAGTTTGAAGGCATTGGCGGATTCGCCGAAGACTCCCGAAGAAGAGAGTGCACAGTTGGCCTGA
- a CDS encoding four helix bundle protein, with product MSFGHEKLDVYRLAVLYVSRVFGYSNNLNGLHRHARDQWLRASQSIPLNIAEGNGKATEPDRRRFFEIARGSALECAAIQDVLVAGEALSEMESNELKVDLDRMVAMLSRLGKRGYAVKEECNGLDTDTDPDGGSERW from the coding sequence ATGAGCTTCGGACACGAGAAATTGGATGTTTACAGATTGGCAGTTCTCTACGTTTCCCGAGTTTTTGGCTATTCTAATAATTTGAATGGCCTTCACCGTCACGCCCGAGATCAGTGGCTGAGGGCGAGCCAGTCGATTCCTCTGAATATCGCCGAGGGTAACGGCAAGGCTACTGAGCCTGATCGAAGGAGATTCTTCGAGATCGCGAGAGGGTCTGCACTTGAATGCGCAGCAATCCAGGATGTCCTTGTCGCTGGAGAGGCGTTGAGTGAGATGGAAAGCAATGAGCTGAAGGTTGATCTGGATCGAATGGTAGCAATGCTGAGCCGATTGGGGAAGCGAGGCTATGCCGTTAAAGAGGAATGTAATGGACTCGATACCGATACCGATCCCGATGGGGGAAGCGAGAGGTGGTGA
- a CDS encoding endonuclease/exonuclease/phosphatase family protein — protein MNLQNYLIMDRRVDNRWVKDYPKPEVEKAALRRAVLEINPDILAVQEMGPGLLLREFQEDLEKEGQVFPYMILMEGEDEERHVAVLSKIEPLEVIPHRDMDFPYFGERMKMKRGLLEVVFPQQENGEDFWSLFVVHLKSRLTDNDSDPDSRERREKEARAARDRILEQFPNGDGYFLVVGDFNDHRDSASLRRFANRGDTQITRMIDAFDSRGEKWTYHYEKFDRYERVDFFLASTDLSRCVKGAEGKILDSFYWRVGTDHRPIFLDLDFGQ, from the coding sequence ATGAATTTACAAAACTATCTCATCATGGACCGGAGGGTAGACAATCGATGGGTGAAGGACTATCCGAAGCCTGAAGTCGAAAAGGCTGCACTGAGAAGAGCGGTTTTAGAAATTAACCCCGATATTCTCGCAGTCCAGGAGATGGGTCCTGGCCTTCTGCTCAGGGAATTTCAGGAGGATTTGGAAAAGGAGGGACAGGTTTTCCCCTATATGATCCTGATGGAGGGAGAAGATGAGGAGCGTCATGTTGCGGTTCTTTCGAAAATCGAGCCACTTGAGGTGATTCCACACAGGGATATGGATTTCCCCTACTTTGGAGAGCGGATGAAAATGAAGCGCGGGCTTCTCGAAGTGGTGTTTCCTCAACAGGAGAATGGAGAGGATTTCTGGAGCTTGTTTGTCGTTCATCTCAAGAGCCGGTTAACGGACAATGATTCAGATCCAGACTCGAGAGAACGCAGGGAAAAGGAGGCGAGGGCGGCTCGTGACCGCATTCTCGAGCAGTTTCCGAACGGGGACGGATATTTTCTAGTGGTCGGAGACTTCAACGATCACCGGGATAGCGCCTCCCTGAGGAGATTCGCCAATCGCGGCGACACACAGATTACACGGATGATCGACGCCTTTGACTCACGCGGCGAAAAGTGGACCTACCACTACGAGAAATTCGACCGTTATGAGCGCGTGGACTTTTTTCTGGCGTCCACTGATTTGTCTCGTTGTGTAAAAGGCGCGGAGGGTAAGATCCTAGACTCTTTCTACTGGCGGGTCGGCACCGATCACCGCCCCATTTTTCTCGATCTGGATTTCGGGCAATGA
- a CDS encoding helix-turn-helix domain-containing protein, whose amino-acid sequence MQRSVNLLPRQRRQFTQFGERLKLARLRRRLSATLVAERSGISRATLHKIELGDPNVAMGSYFQVLRVLGLEADFGLLALDDQMGRKLQDLDLVTKKRAPRRKALNG is encoded by the coding sequence ATGCAGCGTTCAGTGAATTTGCTTCCTCGTCAACGCCGCCAATTCACTCAATTCGGTGAGCGGTTAAAGTTGGCCCGTTTACGTCGCCGCCTTTCGGCTACATTGGTGGCGGAGCGCTCTGGTATCAGTCGGGCGACGTTGCACAAGATAGAATTGGGGGATCCCAATGTGGCAATGGGGAGTTACTTTCAAGTGCTCCGAGTGTTAGGCTTGGAGGCTGATTTCGGACTATTGGCTTTGGATGATCAAATGGGTCGTAAACTTCAGGATTTGGATCTGGTTACAAAGAAAAGGGCTCCTCGGCGAAAGGCCTTAAATGGCTGA
- a CDS encoding HipA domain-containing protein, translating into MAERPPIYVYADWVWLEKPALMGVMHRSVVRGEEVLAFEYEQEWLKQGDAMLLDPRLQLVQGRQYPDASSAFGLLTDSAPDRWGRLLIQRRAALEKEPRSLYESDYVLAAADTCRMGGLRFKLDLDGAFLAEDEALSVPPMHMLRELEQASLNFEAADSEDPHYVQWLQMLLAPGTSLGGARPKASVLDPEGNLWVAKFPSRNDEYDVGAWEGVVTQLAHGAGLNVASARVEKFSGAGHTFLSQRFDRQGQRRVHFASAMCLLGYQDGDGAKTGASYLDLVDLIERYGANVEADLIELWKRIVFNICIHNTDDHLRNHGFLLGESGWKLSLAYDLNPQPWAVGLALNIDEVSNACDLDLARSVGHYFRLSEREQDTYIKEIREAVAGWDSIAERMGISRGEIERMRVAFENEC; encoded by the coding sequence ATGGCTGAGCGACCACCGATCTATGTTTATGCGGATTGGGTGTGGTTGGAGAAGCCCGCCTTGATGGGGGTGATGCATCGCTCCGTGGTGCGTGGGGAGGAGGTGCTTGCATTTGAGTATGAGCAGGAATGGTTGAAGCAGGGAGACGCTATGCTGCTTGATCCTCGTCTGCAATTGGTCCAAGGGCGTCAATATCCCGATGCGTCTAGTGCATTTGGTCTTTTGACTGACTCTGCTCCGGATCGCTGGGGGCGGTTGTTGATTCAGCGTCGAGCAGCCTTAGAGAAAGAGCCAAGGAGTTTGTATGAGTCAGACTATGTGCTCGCAGCTGCTGACACTTGCCGAATGGGCGGTTTACGCTTCAAGTTGGATTTGGATGGCGCTTTTCTCGCCGAAGATGAAGCGCTTTCAGTGCCTCCAATGCATATGCTTCGAGAGTTGGAGCAGGCGTCTCTTAACTTTGAAGCGGCAGATTCGGAAGATCCGCATTATGTGCAATGGCTGCAAATGCTGCTCGCTCCGGGGACTTCTCTCGGAGGTGCGCGACCTAAGGCCAGTGTGCTGGATCCCGAAGGCAATCTGTGGGTGGCAAAGTTCCCTAGCCGCAACGACGAATACGATGTCGGCGCATGGGAGGGCGTGGTCACGCAGCTTGCTCATGGGGCTGGACTCAATGTCGCGTCTGCCAGAGTGGAAAAATTTTCGGGAGCCGGTCATACTTTTCTGAGCCAGCGCTTTGATCGGCAGGGGCAGAGGCGAGTGCATTTTGCTTCGGCAATGTGCCTGTTGGGCTATCAAGATGGGGACGGAGCGAAAACCGGGGCGAGCTATCTGGACTTGGTTGATTTAATCGAGCGCTATGGTGCTAATGTGGAGGCAGATCTTATAGAGTTATGGAAGCGAATCGTGTTTAATATTTGCATACATAACACGGATGATCATCTGCGAAACCATGGTTTTCTGCTTGGGGAATCTGGTTGGAAACTATCACTGGCCTACGATCTCAATCCGCAGCCTTGGGCTGTAGGATTGGCTTTGAATATCGACGAAGTTAGTAATGCCTGCGATCTGGATTTGGCTCGGTCGGTGGGGCATTATTTCCGACTCTCAGAGCGGGAGCAGGATACTTACATCAAGGAGATCCGAGAGGCGGTTGCCGGCTGGGATTCTATCGCAGAGAGGATGGGAATCAGTCGTGGCGAGATAGAGCGAATGCGTGTGGCGTTTGAAAACGAGTGCTAG
- a CDS encoding DEAD/DEAH box helicase, with the protein MPTKPSKKLTLHDHLSRLNLKRAEKLLGQDAKRLLSEGRQYEINISQQVKLGRKRIQIRFPEAIGGTRTAVVTLDLSEHKRNRLQITCTHCEQESELKGAVIGLILENKLELGLSIPPGEEPAFETLDPKALRAYALVQREKRAREERMKITSQDPSTPWTDYTIYNYQSGKTYRAALRSFEPGDAYCSCRDFKTNQLGTCKHLIKLKAYVRRKFSAEQLAEPYVQHEFAVALDYGETITPRLLRPEKPKLFTKTRTRLKAYASLPNPAAPEAVRRLIELIRQIEADGHEVRIYPDAEEWIQAILLRDHLETKAAIIRENPEEHPLRKSLLKTELLPYQLDGIAFAAGACRAILADDMGLGKTIQGIGTAAYLKAEANIKKVLIICPASLKSQWLTEIGRFSDLSARQILGSAAERPQQYASEAFFTICNYEQIMRDILSVESCKWDLIILDEGQRIKNWEAKTSRIIKALRSTFALVLSGTPMENRIDELYSVVEFIDDQRLGPAYRFFNQHRSVNEDGRVTAIENLDQLRKRIAPILLRRTRAEVLGELPPRTTQIVRIPAKEEQAELHAVHAQTVAAITRKNYLTEMDFIRLQKALLMCRMAADSTTLVDKQRPGHSSKLEKLKELIEQLTAEPERKVVVFSEWTQMLDLIEEQLVEAQAGYVRLDGKVPQKKRQQLVKTFQGDSDCRFIIMTNAGSTGLNLQAADTVINVDLPWNPAILEQRIARAHRMGQKRPVHVYVLVTEDTLEERLLDTISAKKELASAAIDINSEIDRVDMESGIEELKRRLEVLLGSEPHANVDESQQRETEAALQTRRSELAASGGQMLSATFAFLEKLQPRPTSKEAIEAQNALQKQFAEGLSQCVTRDESGRPTLQLTLQDEDSLQNLAASFARFASLAQTPPSSQQRGATE; encoded by the coding sequence ATGCCAACAAAGCCCTCAAAGAAACTCACACTTCACGATCATCTTTCTCGCCTCAATCTGAAGCGCGCCGAAAAATTACTCGGCCAAGATGCGAAGCGCCTGCTTAGCGAAGGGCGTCAATACGAGATCAATATCTCACAACAGGTGAAACTGGGGCGCAAACGCATACAGATACGCTTTCCAGAAGCAATCGGCGGAACACGAACTGCGGTCGTCACGCTCGACCTCTCGGAGCACAAACGTAACCGGCTCCAAATCACCTGCACTCATTGCGAACAGGAGAGCGAACTCAAAGGTGCTGTAATCGGCCTAATCTTGGAAAACAAACTCGAACTTGGCCTCTCCATTCCTCCGGGTGAAGAACCCGCATTTGAAACACTCGATCCAAAAGCGCTCAGGGCCTATGCCCTCGTCCAGCGTGAAAAGCGAGCGAGAGAGGAGCGGATGAAAATCACCAGTCAAGACCCGAGCACCCCGTGGACTGACTACACCATCTACAATTACCAATCCGGCAAAACCTACCGCGCCGCGCTTCGCAGCTTTGAGCCCGGCGATGCCTATTGCAGTTGCCGCGATTTCAAGACGAACCAGCTCGGCACCTGTAAACACCTCATCAAGCTAAAGGCCTACGTCCGTCGAAAATTTTCTGCCGAACAACTTGCTGAACCCTATGTTCAGCATGAGTTTGCCGTGGCTCTCGACTACGGAGAAACCATCACCCCTCGCCTACTCCGTCCTGAAAAACCAAAGCTATTCACCAAAACACGGACTCGGCTCAAAGCATACGCCTCACTTCCCAATCCGGCAGCACCCGAAGCCGTTCGCCGTCTGATTGAACTAATTCGCCAAATTGAAGCCGACGGACATGAAGTACGCATCTACCCTGATGCGGAAGAGTGGATTCAGGCGATCTTACTGCGCGACCATCTCGAAACAAAGGCCGCCATCATCCGCGAAAACCCTGAAGAGCACCCTCTTCGAAAATCCCTTCTAAAAACCGAACTACTCCCCTATCAGTTGGACGGTATCGCCTTTGCCGCCGGAGCTTGCCGCGCCATCCTTGCCGATGACATGGGTCTCGGTAAAACCATTCAGGGTATTGGCACAGCCGCTTACCTCAAAGCAGAGGCCAATATCAAGAAAGTCCTCATCATTTGCCCAGCCTCGCTCAAATCACAGTGGCTGACCGAGATCGGACGCTTTTCTGATCTGAGCGCACGCCAGATTCTGGGCTCCGCAGCCGAACGACCTCAGCAATACGCGAGCGAAGCCTTTTTCACGATTTGCAACTACGAGCAAATCATGCGCGACATTCTAAGCGTCGAGTCCTGCAAATGGGACCTCATCATACTCGACGAAGGCCAACGCATCAAAAACTGGGAGGCAAAAACCAGCCGAATTATCAAAGCACTGCGCTCCACCTTTGCGCTCGTGCTCAGCGGCACACCAATGGAAAACCGCATCGATGAGCTCTACTCAGTCGTTGAATTTATCGACGACCAGCGCCTCGGCCCAGCCTATCGCTTTTTCAATCAGCATCGATCAGTCAACGAAGACGGCCGCGTTACCGCCATCGAAAATCTGGATCAGCTGCGTAAGCGCATCGCCCCGATTCTTCTCCGTCGCACACGCGCCGAAGTCCTAGGCGAGCTTCCCCCTCGCACCACCCAAATCGTGCGTATCCCCGCAAAAGAGGAGCAAGCGGAACTTCATGCCGTCCATGCGCAAACCGTGGCAGCCATCACCCGGAAAAACTATCTCACTGAGATGGATTTCATCCGCCTGCAAAAGGCACTGCTCATGTGCCGCATGGCAGCGGACAGCACCACACTCGTAGACAAGCAACGCCCTGGCCACTCATCAAAGCTCGAGAAACTCAAAGAGCTGATCGAACAGTTGACCGCAGAGCCCGAGCGTAAAGTCGTCGTTTTCTCCGAGTGGACGCAGATGCTCGATCTCATCGAAGAGCAACTCGTCGAAGCTCAAGCAGGCTATGTCCGGCTCGACGGAAAAGTGCCTCAGAAGAAGCGGCAGCAGCTCGTTAAAACCTTCCAAGGAGATAGCGACTGCCGCTTCATTATCATGACGAATGCAGGCTCGACGGGTCTGAATCTCCAAGCAGCTGACACCGTCATCAACGTCGATCTTCCCTGGAACCCCGCTATCCTTGAGCAACGCATTGCCCGTGCGCACCGCATGGGCCAAAAACGCCCCGTCCACGTCTACGTGCTCGTCACGGAAGACACCCTTGAGGAACGCTTACTCGATACGATTTCGGCTAAAAAAGAACTCGCCAGCGCAGCAATCGATATCAATTCAGAGATTGATCGAGTCGACATGGAAAGCGGTATCGAAGAACTCAAGCGACGACTCGAAGTGCTCCTCGGATCTGAGCCACACGCAAATGTTGATGAAAGCCAACAACGCGAAACGGAAGCAGCCCTTCAGACTCGACGTAGCGAACTCGCCGCTAGCGGAGGACAAATGCTCAGCGCCACCTTCGCATTTCTCGAAAAGCTGCAGCCTAGGCCTACAAGTAAAGAAGCCATCGAAGCACAAAATGCATTGCAGAAACAATTTGCGGAAGGGCTCAGTCAATGTGTCACCCGAGACGAATCTGGCCGTCCAACACTGCAATTGACACTTCAAGACGAAGACAGCCTTCAAAACCTTGCGGCCAGTTTCGCAAGGTTCGCTTCGCTGGCCCAGACGCCGCCATCAAGCCAACAACGAGGAGCTACAGAATAA
- a CDS encoding helix-turn-helix domain-containing protein: MRASDIGSLIVFHRKKAGLTQIELAKLAGVSRFVVQDIEAGTGRTTWRNLESVLSSLNLELEPNGPLVEEWKSRRRASE, translated from the coding sequence ATGCGCGCTTCAGATATAGGATCGCTGATCGTTTTCCATAGAAAGAAAGCCGGTCTGACGCAAATTGAGCTCGCCAAGTTGGCTGGAGTGAGTCGCTTCGTGGTGCAGGATATTGAGGCTGGAACAGGTAGGACTACTTGGAGAAACTTGGAGTCTGTGCTTAGTTCCCTTAATCTTGAACTGGAGCCGAACGGGCCACTTGTTGAGGAATGGAAATCTCGGAGAAGGGCTTCTGAATGA
- a CDS encoding HipA N-terminal domain-containing protein has product MSADERSIGRRAEVYQQGQLAGYLEEEGDDSWRFSYLPNYVGLAVSLTMPKQTQPYLFKTFPPLFDGLLPEGLQLEALLRIHKLDRYDLFGQLMIVGEDLVGSLSVRPAKESSEEEAGHHD; this is encoded by the coding sequence ATGAGTGCGGATGAAAGGTCTATCGGGCGCCGTGCTGAGGTCTACCAACAGGGGCAACTCGCTGGGTATTTGGAAGAGGAGGGTGATGATTCGTGGCGGTTTTCTTATCTGCCGAACTACGTTGGATTGGCTGTTTCCTTGACGATGCCTAAGCAGACACAGCCTTATCTATTCAAAACCTTCCCACCGTTGTTTGATGGCCTCTTGCCGGAAGGCCTTCAACTGGAAGCTTTGCTGCGCATCCACAAGCTCGATCGTTACGACCTTTTTGGCCAATTGATGATTGTTGGCGAGGATCTGGTTGGCTCCCTTTCGGTCCGTCCAGCTAAAGAGTCGTCTGAAGAGGAGGCTGGCCATCATGACTAG
- a CDS encoding HipA domain-containing protein, with protein sequence MTSCPITLEPAPKGKLYSEAGLKMMHPRLAGLHALEYSAEEQIKQARMRADKMSIQGVQPKLSAVLRISKQSIELVDSAGKFILKPNPPTFEEVPANEALTMRMAATAGIDVPAHGLLRAVDDSWVYFVKRYDRVGRSERVHVEDFAQLIGANRDTKYDSSLERVAELVERFCTFPALEKPKLAKRLLFCFLTGNEDMHLKNFSLWHRGGVVSLAPGYDFLNSTLVLGGAKEESALPISGKKKHLTRKLWLSYFCNERLGLSENQIETILNGLSAALPKWRELLGSSYLSEGAKEGYREILEQRVDRLKLS encoded by the coding sequence ATGACTAGTTGTCCGATCACTTTGGAGCCCGCACCCAAAGGGAAGCTGTATTCGGAAGCGGGTCTGAAGATGATGCATCCTCGGTTGGCGGGTCTGCACGCATTGGAATATTCTGCAGAAGAGCAGATCAAGCAGGCTCGTATGCGTGCGGACAAGATGTCGATACAAGGAGTTCAGCCGAAACTTTCAGCGGTTCTGCGAATTAGTAAGCAATCGATCGAATTGGTTGATAGCGCAGGGAAGTTTATTCTCAAACCCAACCCACCGACTTTTGAGGAAGTTCCCGCCAACGAAGCACTCACAATGAGGATGGCTGCCACAGCAGGTATCGATGTTCCTGCTCACGGTCTTCTTCGGGCGGTAGACGATAGTTGGGTCTATTTTGTGAAGCGCTATGACCGGGTAGGACGCTCGGAGAGGGTGCATGTTGAAGACTTCGCCCAACTGATTGGTGCGAATCGAGATACAAAGTATGATAGTTCATTGGAAAGGGTCGCTGAGCTGGTCGAAAGATTCTGTACATTCCCGGCGCTCGAGAAGCCCAAGTTGGCTAAGCGCTTACTCTTCTGTTTCCTTACGGGAAACGAGGACATGCATTTGAAGAATTTTTCGCTGTGGCATCGCGGTGGAGTCGTGTCGCTGGCACCAGGCTATGATTTTTTAAATTCCACTTTGGTCTTGGGTGGAGCCAAAGAGGAGAGTGCTTTGCCTATTAGCGGCAAAAAGAAGCATCTGACGCGGAAGCTGTGGCTGAGTTATTTTTGCAACGAGAGGTTGGGTCTCAGCGAAAACCAAATTGAGACCATTCTGAACGGATTGAGTGCAGCACTTCCCAAGTGGAGAGAGTTGCTCGGTAGTAGCTATCTTTCAGAAGGGGCCAAAGAAGGCTACAGAGAGATTCTGGAGCAAAGGGTTGATCGCTTGAAACTAAGTTAG
- a CDS encoding transposase produces MGSIKYGSAKFIEVGGFDQGALLLRELELRTGTIRALAGCFRDERDPDLIEHSVEELLRQRSGALAIRYEDLNYHDSLRHDPPEALQNRRHSETSLRLSVSSRLRGAPIRMISHGSGKIFRLGLSSKTEALRPPTNPPL; encoded by the coding sequence TTGGGCTCCATTAAGTATGGCTCTGCCAAATTTATTGAAGTAGGCGGTTTTGATCAGGGCGCACTTTTGCTTCGCGAGCTGGAGTTACGCACCGGAACGATCCGGGCACTGGCTGGTTGCTTCCGCGACGAACGCGATCCAGATCTGATCGAACACAGCGTAGAGGAGTTGCTGCGCCAGCGCAGCGGAGCCTTGGCGATCAGATACGAAGATTTGAACTACCACGACAGCCTGCGCCACGATCCGCCTGAAGCTCTTCAAAATCGCCGCCATAGTGAAACCAGCCTCCGGCTATCCGTTTCGAGTCGCCTCAGGGGTGCCCCGATCAGGATGATTTCGCACGGGTCTGGAAAAATCTTCAGGCTTGGCCTTAGTAGCAAGACCGAGGCCCTACGACCTCCTACAAATCCACCTCTCTAA
- a CDS encoding ROK family protein, with product MRHAEGLHPYPRMSDSPSIYLGIDCGATTTKVGAIDTDDTPITRELRQRPTRGEEGAGAIIEGWVANAEGFIKEQSLDWSRVAGVGLAIPGPYLSYGVLGKQANLPHSLEGWRFLDDLTAAIQANAGRAIPVTTANDGQLAGLGEARPIQAETPGSVLMLAPGSGLGCAFVHADGRLLEGDNNAAAILAHMPAPHAALGLPAFPCGCGRTWGCFEVYTAIAGLPHLIQACLPDHPDHPFASLDTITKKESLQLRGLAQQGDALALDVFNIQARAMGYAVATGAMAYDPTHIIIGGGLMDPESTTPRFRIQYIDTIRKTAEEVSWSSVEQLHFHEARLGELSQAIGAALLARSFA from the coding sequence ATGCGCCACGCTGAAGGCCTTCATCCGTATCCGCGCATGAGCGACTCCCCTTCCATCTACCTCGGCATCGACTGTGGTGCGACCACCACAAAGGTCGGAGCCATTGATACCGACGACACCCCGATCACCCGGGAGCTAAGGCAACGGCCTACACGTGGCGAAGAAGGTGCCGGGGCGATCATCGAGGGTTGGGTTGCCAATGCAGAAGGCTTTATCAAAGAGCAGTCTCTCGACTGGTCTCGGGTAGCGGGTGTAGGTCTTGCCATCCCGGGGCCTTATCTCAGCTACGGAGTCCTTGGGAAACAGGCCAACCTACCTCACTCACTTGAGGGCTGGCGCTTTCTCGATGATTTGACAGCCGCGATTCAAGCGAATGCAGGTCGCGCCATCCCCGTCACCACGGCCAACGACGGGCAGCTCGCCGGCCTCGGTGAGGCGCGCCCAATTCAGGCAGAAACGCCCGGTTCGGTGCTCATGCTTGCGCCCGGTTCGGGTCTCGGCTGCGCCTTCGTCCATGCAGATGGCAGGCTCCTCGAAGGCGATAACAACGCCGCAGCGATTCTAGCGCACATGCCCGCCCCTCATGCTGCACTCGGCCTCCCCGCGTTTCCCTGCGGCTGTGGCCGCACATGGGGCTGCTTTGAAGTCTACACCGCGATTGCCGGGCTTCCGCATCTGATTCAGGCCTGCCTGCCGGATCATCCCGACCACCCTTTTGCATCGCTGGATACGATCACCAAAAAGGAATCACTGCAGCTGCGTGGACTTGCCCAACAAGGCGATGCGCTCGCTCTTGACGTCTTCAACATTCAGGCGCGTGCAATGGGTTATGCAGTAGCAACGGGTGCAATGGCCTACGACCCCACTCACATCATCATCGGCGGTGGGCTGATGGATCCAGAGTCGACGACACCACGGTTTCGTATTCAATATATAGATACAATTCGGAAGACCGCTGAAGAGGTAAGCTGGAGTTCTGTTGAACAACTCCATTTTCACGAAGCACGATTAGGCGAACTCTCGCAGGCCATCGGAGCAGCTCTACTGGCCCGTAGTTTCGCTTAG